A section of the Clostridium felsineum DSM 794 genome encodes:
- a CDS encoding alpha/beta fold hydrolase yields the protein MKKIGKRVLLTFVMATVFILGNSSCDKIAAAEEKASMEESEYKNYYISEDNYENEMSKVEQYLNSKRKSGYFKGKENINIYYEKYVNPNSKNTIVISHGFRESLEKYNEVIYYFLKNGYSVYGIEYRGHARSARLGKDSSQTSIDNFDYYVEDLKEYVDTIVKPENKGKKLFLYAHSMGGAIGGLFLERYPKYFKAAVLSAPMFEVNTGRYPEFFSKAVANVFNFVGLGDNYAPGHHEYSEESDFETSCTTSKSRYDYYLDKTNRIDDLKNGGAAFKWVKAALEATREVTDSKNASKVNIPILLFQAENDDTVRPEGENKFANAAKKCKLIVVKDSKHEIYREKDNIMIPYFNKVFAFFNNNQ from the coding sequence ATGAAAAAAATAGGTAAAAGAGTGTTATTAACATTTGTTATGGCAACAGTTTTTATTCTTGGAAATTCATCTTGTGATAAAATAGCAGCAGCTGAAGAAAAGGCAAGTATGGAAGAAAGCGAGTATAAAAACTATTATATAAGTGAAGATAACTATGAAAATGAAATGAGTAAGGTAGAACAATATCTTAATTCTAAACGTAAATCAGGATATTTTAAAGGAAAAGAAAATATAAATATCTATTATGAAAAATATGTTAATCCTAATTCTAAAAATACAATTGTAATATCTCATGGTTTTAGAGAAAGCCTAGAAAAATATAATGAAGTTATATATTATTTCTTGAAAAACGGATATTCTGTTTACGGAATTGAATACAGGGGACATGCACGATCAGCTAGATTAGGTAAGGATTCAAGTCAAACAAGCATTGATAATTTTGATTATTATGTAGAGGATTTGAAGGAATACGTAGATACCATAGTAAAACCAGAGAATAAAGGTAAAAAATTATTTCTATATGCACATTCAATGGGAGGAGCAATTGGTGGATTATTCTTGGAAAGGTATCCTAAATACTTTAAAGCAGCTGTGTTGAGCGCTCCAATGTTCGAAGTAAATACTGGAAGATATCCTGAATTTTTTTCAAAAGCAGTTGCCAATGTGTTTAACTTTGTTGGTTTAGGAGATAATTATGCTCCTGGTCATCATGAATATTCAGAGGAAAGTGATTTTGAAACTTCTTGTACAACCAGTAAATCAAGATATGACTATTATTTAGATAAAACTAATAGGATAGATGATCTTAAAAATGGAGGAGCAGCATTTAAATGGGTTAAAGCAGCATTAGAAGCAACACGTGAAGTAACTGATAGCAAAAATGCCTCGAAAGTAAATATTCCAATACTGTTGTTTCAAGCAGAAAATGATGATACTGTAAGGCCAGAGGGTGAAAATAAATTTGCAAATGCAGCTAAAAAGTGTAAACTAATAGTGGTCAAAGATTCAAAACACGAAATATATAGGGAAAAAGATAATATAATGATTCCATATTTTAATAAAGTGTTTGCTTTCTTTAATAATAATCAGTAG
- a CDS encoding CBM20 domain-containing protein, translating into MSKTLSNKQINKDSSKTVASYITEVSKNSEIEAPKLESIKRGTTTSKKTAKPKTTKTKTVTSDSKIKKVLAEKSDSLIDVTFVLNNTSTSIGENIFISGNIEDLGNWDVSKAVKLKTNEDIYPTWKIQLRLPENTEVEFKFLSLKEGEDENSAVWENSDNRTLTVSENNKVYECEWS; encoded by the coding sequence ATGTCAAAAACATTATCTAACAAACAAATTAATAAAGATTCATCTAAAACAGTAGCTTCTTATATTACTGAAGTCAGTAAAAATTCTGAAATCGAGGCTCCTAAATTAGAATCTATAAAAAGAGGTACTACAACTAGTAAGAAGACTGCTAAGCCAAAAACTACTAAAACTAAAACCGTAACTAGTGACTCAAAAATAAAAAAAGTTCTAGCTGAAAAATCCGATTCATTAATCGATGTTACTTTTGTTTTAAATAATACTTCAACTTCTATTGGAGAAAACATATTTATTTCTGGTAACATTGAAGATTTAGGAAATTGGGATGTATCTAAAGCTGTAAAACTTAAAACTAACGAGGATATATATCCAACATGGAAAATACAATTGAGACTTCCAGAAAACACAGAAGTAGAATTTAAATTTTTATCCTTAAAAGAAGGAGAAGATGAAAATTCTGCAGTTTGGGAAAACTCAGATAATAGAACTTTAACTGTTAGTGAAAATAATAAAGTATATGAATGTGAGTGGTCATAA
- a CDS encoding Cof-type HAD-IIB family hydrolase gives MKKMIFFDIDGTIVDEKTHEIPKSAIEAIKRARKNGHLVFINTGRTFFNVPKVIREIGFDGYICGCGTYINVDGQSLLDKSIPKEKCIQIIEKLREYKIDALLEGQNDFYFEQREPISSKTKQLKNKFEKRGYDVTKSWDDPNIVFDKLVIWTREESNLEAFKNYVISNFDYIDREDEEGEFGEIVLKGYSKATGIEFLRDYFNIDLKNCYAIGDSLNDLPMLQHVPNSIAMGNSCKGLFDLVDFVTKDIMEDGIEYALKHYNII, from the coding sequence ATGAAAAAAATGATTTTTTTTGATATTGATGGAACTATAGTAGATGAAAAGACACATGAGATTCCTAAAAGTGCTATAGAAGCTATAAAGAGAGCTAGAAAAAATGGACATCTTGTATTCATAAATACGGGAAGAACGTTTTTTAATGTGCCAAAGGTTATTCGTGAAATTGGATTTGATGGATATATTTGTGGATGTGGAACTTACATAAATGTTGATGGACAATCTCTTTTAGATAAATCTATTCCTAAAGAAAAATGTATACAAATTATAGAAAAACTTCGTGAATATAAAATTGATGCTCTTTTAGAAGGTCAGAATGATTTTTATTTTGAACAAAGAGAGCCTATTTCATCTAAAACGAAACAATTGAAGAATAAATTTGAGAAACGTGGCTATGATGTTACAAAGTCTTGGGATGATCCTAACATTGTTTTTGATAAGTTAGTTATATGGACAAGAGAAGAAAGCAATCTTGAAGCTTTTAAAAACTATGTTATTAGTAATTTCGATTATATTGATAGGGAAGATGAGGAAGGAGAGTTTGGTGAAATAGTACTTAAGGGATATTCAAAGGCAACAGGAATTGAATTTTTGAGAGATTATTTTAATATTGATCTTAAAAATTGTTATGCAATTGGAGATAGTCTAAATGATTTACCAATGCTTCAGCATGTACCTAACAGTATAGCTATGGGAAATAGCTGCAAGGGATTATTTGATTTGGTGGATTTTGTTACTAAAGATATAATGGAAGATGGAATTGAGTATGCTTTAAAGCATTATAACATTATATAA
- a CDS encoding IS256 family transposase produces MNEGKRNIISALIDEYDIQSAEDIQEALKDLLGGTIQSMLEGEMDEHLGYEPYERAETTNSRNGKKQKRIRSKYGEMNIDVPQDRESSFEPKIVQKHQKDISGIEEKIISMYAKGLSTRQISEQIEDIYGFEVSEGMVSNITNKLLPEIEAWQHRPLSTVYPIVFIDAVHFSVRENNVIRKLAAYIILGINNEGRKEVLSINIGENESSKYWLSALNELKNRGVQDILILCADGLTGIKESISVAFPNTEYQRCIVHQVRNTLKYVSDKDKKEFAKDLKTIYHAPSEEIAYKQLEEITGKWEKHYPNSMKSWKSNWDAISPIFKFSADVRKVIYTTNAIESLNSTYRRLNRQRTVFPSDTSLLKALYLATFEATKKWRLPLRNWGKVYGELSIMYEGRLTE; encoded by the coding sequence ATGAATGAAGGAAAAAGAAATATTATATCAGCTCTTATAGACGAGTATGATATTCAGTCAGCTGAGGATATTCAGGAAGCTTTAAAAGATCTATTAGGTGGAACTATTCAATCTATGCTTGAAGGTGAAATGGACGAGCATTTAGGCTATGAACCATATGAACGAGCCGAAACTACAAACTCAAGAAATGGGAAAAAACAAAAAAGAATTCGAAGCAAATATGGTGAGATGAATATAGATGTACCACAGGATAGAGAAAGTTCTTTTGAACCTAAAATAGTACAAAAACACCAGAAAGATATTTCTGGTATAGAAGAAAAAATTATTTCTATGTATGCTAAAGGATTAAGTACCAGACAAATTTCAGAACAAATTGAAGATATATATGGGTTTGAAGTTAGTGAAGGAATGGTTTCAAATATAACCAATAAACTTCTTCCTGAAATAGAAGCATGGCAACATAGACCTTTATCTACAGTATATCCAATTGTTTTCATTGATGCAGTTCATTTTTCCGTAAGGGAAAATAACGTTATACGTAAGCTTGCAGCTTACATTATTCTTGGTATAAATAATGAAGGCAGAAAAGAAGTACTTTCTATAAATATTGGAGAAAATGAAAGCAGTAAATATTGGCTTAGTGCTCTCAATGAATTAAAAAATAGAGGTGTTCAAGATATCCTTATCCTTTGTGCAGATGGTCTTACAGGGATAAAGGAATCTATATCAGTAGCTTTTCCAAATACTGAATATCAACGTTGTATAGTTCATCAAGTAAGAAATACATTAAAGTATGTTTCTGATAAAGATAAAAAAGAATTTGCAAAAGATTTAAAAACTATATATCATGCACCTTCTGAGGAAATTGCATATAAGCAATTAGAAGAAATCACTGGAAAATGGGAAAAACATTATCCTAACTCAATGAAAAGCTGGAAATCAAATTGGGATGCTATTAGCCCTATTTTTAAGTTCTCTGCTGATGTAAGAAAAGTTATTTATACTACAAATGCAATCGAAAGTCTCAACAGCACATATCGTAGATTAAATAGACAAAGAACTGTATTTCCAAGCGATACATCACTTTTAAAAGCTTTATACCTTGCTACTTTTGAAGCTACAAAAAAATGGCGTTTGCCACTAAGAAATTGGGGTAAAGTGTACGGTGAATTATCCATTATGTATGAAGGACGACTTACTGAATAA
- a CDS encoding RrF2 family transcriptional regulator gives MKISTKGRYGLKAMIDLAVNSVNDIVTLKSISQRENISEGYLEQIFSSLRKKGLVKGRKGSQGGYVLGKSMKDITVADILNALEGDLSVVERDENEILKEDKLDNFIRGNVWTKINTAIEEVVVSITLEDLVINYNNVLNSSYMYYI, from the coding sequence ATGAAAATATCTACAAAAGGACGTTATGGATTAAAGGCTATGATTGATTTAGCTGTCAATTCAGTAAATGATATTGTTACATTAAAAAGTATATCTCAAAGAGAGAATATTTCAGAAGGATATCTTGAACAAATTTTTTCTTCACTTAGGAAAAAAGGACTTGTTAAGGGTAGAAAAGGTTCACAAGGTGGATATGTACTTGGGAAAAGCATGAAAGATATAACTGTAGCAGATATATTAAATGCGCTAGAGGGTGATCTTTCTGTAGTTGAAAGGGACGAAAATGAAATATTAAAAGAAGACAAACTTGATAATTTTATAAGAGGTAATGTGTGGACGAAAATCAATACAGCGATTGAAGAGGTAGTCGTATCAATTACTTTGGAGGATTTAGTTATCAATTATAATAACGTATTAAATTCAAGTTACATGTATTATATTTAG
- the cysK gene encoding cysteine synthase A → MGKIYKSLIDTIGRTPLVELSNYKEKNKVNGNILGKVEYFNPSGSIKDRIAYSMIKNAEEQGLINKDTVIIEPTSGNTGVGLAFIAAAKGYKLVLTMPETMSVERRKLLTAYGAEIVLTSGVEGMTGAIKKANELASENPNSFIPQQFNNPSNPAIHEVTTAVEIWEDTDGKVDAVVAGVGTGGTITGIAKTLKKKNKDIKIIAVEPATSPVLSGGKSGPHKIQGIGAGFVPEVYEAELIDEIIQIKNEDAFASAKELARTEGILAGISSGAALFAAKEVASRPEFKGKNVVVILPDSGQRYLSMSVFD, encoded by the coding sequence ATGGGTAAAATCTATAAAAGCTTAATTGATACTATTGGAAGAACTCCATTGGTTGAACTTTCAAATTACAAAGAAAAAAATAAGGTGAATGGAAATATTTTGGGAAAGGTAGAATATTTTAATCCGTCAGGAAGTATAAAAGATAGAATAGCATATTCAATGATAAAAAATGCAGAAGAACAAGGTTTAATAAATAAGGATACAGTTATAATTGAGCCTACAAGTGGAAATACTGGAGTTGGTCTTGCATTTATTGCTGCTGCAAAAGGATATAAACTTGTATTAACAATGCCTGAAACTATGAGTGTTGAAAGAAGAAAGCTTTTAACAGCATATGGAGCTGAGATTGTTCTTACTTCAGGAGTTGAAGGAATGACAGGAGCTATTAAAAAGGCTAATGAGCTTGCAAGTGAAAATCCTAACTCTTTTATACCACAACAATTTAATAATCCATCAAATCCAGCAATACATGAAGTTACAACTGCAGTTGAAATTTGGGAAGATACTGACGGAAAAGTAGATGCAGTTGTTGCAGGAGTTGGAACAGGCGGTACTATAACAGGAATTGCTAAAACTCTTAAAAAGAAAAACAAGGATATAAAGATAATAGCTGTAGAGCCAGCAACATCACCAGTACTTTCAGGTGGAAAATCTGGTCCTCATAAAATACAAGGAATAGGAGCAGGATTTGTTCCAGAGGTTTATGAAGCAGAATTAATAGATGAAATAATTCAAATTAAAAATGAAGATGCATTTGCCTCTGCGAAGGAACTTGCAAGAACGGAAGGAATACTTGCTGGAATATCTTCAGGAGCAGCATTATTTGCAGCAAAAGAAGTTGCTTCAAGACCAGAATTCAAAGGTAAGAATGTAGTTGTAATTCTTCCAGATAGTGGTCAAAGATATTTATCAATGTCTGTATTTGATTAA
- a CDS encoding glucose-1-phosphate adenylyltransferase — MSKKEIIAMILAGGQGSRLGILTRRTAKPAVPFGGKYRIIDFTLSNCSNSGIDTVGVLTQYKPLALNSHIGIGSPWDLDRSSGGVSVLPPYMQETGGNWYKGTADAIFQNRHFIENYDPKYVVVLSGDHIYKMNYLKMLDFHKKKNADATIAVFEVPLNEASRFGIMNTDKDDRINEFEEKPKKPKNNLASMGIYIFNWKFLKRFLEEDAKDESSSNDFGKNVIPNMLNRKRKLYAYRFNGYWKDVGTIESLWEANMDLLDDNNSLNIYDPKWRIYSVNPTMPPQYIAFDADIKRSLIVEGCIVLGKVYNSVLFPGVYVGRDSIITDSVIMPNVTIGDNVIMKKSIIGSNAKIDDNVIIGTNDNISVVGASSKVKQSITQ; from the coding sequence TTGTCAAAAAAAGAAATTATAGCCATGATACTTGCTGGTGGTCAAGGAAGTAGGCTTGGTATACTTACTAGAAGAACAGCAAAACCAGCAGTACCATTTGGAGGTAAATATAGAATTATTGACTTTACTTTAAGTAATTGTTCTAATTCCGGAATAGATACTGTAGGAGTTTTAACTCAATATAAACCACTAGCACTAAATTCTCACATAGGTATTGGAAGTCCTTGGGATTTAGATAGAAGTAGTGGCGGTGTAAGTGTTCTTCCTCCTTATATGCAAGAAACTGGTGGAAATTGGTATAAAGGAACTGCCGATGCTATTTTTCAAAATAGACATTTTATAGAAAATTATGATCCTAAATATGTTGTTGTATTATCTGGAGACCATATATATAAAATGAACTATCTAAAGATGCTTGACTTTCATAAGAAAAAAAATGCCGATGCAACAATTGCTGTATTTGAAGTTCCATTAAATGAAGCTAGTAGATTTGGCATTATGAATACTGACAAAGATGATAGAATAAATGAATTTGAAGAGAAACCAAAGAAACCAAAAAACAATCTTGCTTCTATGGGTATATATATTTTTAACTGGAAATTTCTCAAAAGGTTTTTGGAAGAAGACGCAAAGGATGAATCCTCCAGTAACGATTTTGGTAAAAACGTAATACCAAACATGCTTAATAGAAAAAGAAAATTATACGCTTACAGATTCAATGGTTATTGGAAGGATGTTGGAACTATTGAAAGTCTATGGGAAGCCAATATGGATCTACTAGATGACAATAATAGCTTAAATATATATGATCCTAAATGGAGAATTTATTCTGTTAACCCTACTATGCCTCCTCAATACATAGCCTTCGACGCAGATATAAAGAGATCTTTGATTGTTGAAGGATGTATAGTTTTAGGAAAAGTATACAATTCTGTACTATTTCCTGGTGTTTATGTTGGAAGAGATTCAATAATAACTGATTCTGTAATCATGCCAAATGTAACTATAGGTGATAACGTAATTATGAAAAAATCAATAATTGGAAGTAATGCAAAAATAGATGACAATGTTATTATAGGCACTAACGATAATATCTCCGTAGTAGGCGCATCAAGTAAAGTAAAACAAAGCATTACACAATAA
- a CDS encoding recombinase family protein, translating into MKVVGYVRLSRDEDRENYSSIISQKNIIEEYAKLRKWEINIIYVDDNCSGYTFDRPEFGKMLEGINNKNIDIIIAKDLSRIGRNNGKVLVFVDKLKELGIRLILVEEANGGLDLLKDNYDILGIKTWYNEMYVKDISRKIRSSMHMKQKKGQLIMGNFYGYKKVKVNEGFKLVVDEEIKPVVQMIFKSYIKGLGYKKICNLLDEKGYPTPSEYIKKMKEEGGKVFKNNVAHNWQTHMINRIIKNDIYIGTLRTKKRQVRMIKGKEERVPLEDQYVFQNHHEAIISKEDFFLAKEINERRNKIKFSGKAKYDYIFRGLIECGECGYAIVGCNLKNYPKIERGYNCRSYRKYGNKLCCNHSISEDKLIFIFKEFLKDVREDYKEYINKIKLVKVEDDENKCLAKMRKRLYLEKEELKLILSKKIRDINKEISNEYKNIIEECYKKIENEKKEKILKLIRDIDEFNEENKNKFNNNLKSALQIFDNIIKEKSLKREEVERIIDRIIVYKDRSLEFKLKVSIDEILYKYDIKDEL; encoded by the coding sequence ATGAAAGTAGTGGGGTATGTAAGGTTAAGTAGGGACGAGGATAGAGAAAACTATAGTTCAATAATTTCACAAAAAAACATCATTGAAGAATATGCAAAACTAAGAAAATGGGAAATAAATATTATATATGTTGATGATAATTGTTCCGGATATACCTTTGATAGACCTGAATTTGGTAAGATGCTAGAAGGGATTAACAATAAAAATATTGACATAATTATAGCTAAGGATTTATCACGTATTGGTAGAAATAATGGTAAAGTATTGGTATTTGTAGACAAATTAAAAGAACTAGGCATAAGGCTTATATTAGTGGAAGAAGCAAATGGTGGGCTAGATTTATTGAAAGATAATTATGATATATTAGGAATTAAGACCTGGTACAATGAGATGTATGTTAAAGATATTTCAAGAAAGATAAGATCGAGTATGCATATGAAGCAAAAAAAAGGCCAATTAATAATGGGAAATTTTTATGGCTACAAAAAAGTTAAAGTTAATGAGGGGTTCAAACTTGTAGTAGATGAAGAAATAAAGCCTGTAGTTCAAATGATTTTTAAAAGTTATATAAAAGGACTAGGATATAAAAAAATATGTAATTTACTTGATGAAAAAGGATATCCAACTCCTAGTGAATATATAAAAAAAATGAAGGAAGAGGGGGGAAAAGTATTTAAGAATAATGTAGCACATAATTGGCAGACCCACATGATAAATAGAATAATTAAAAATGATATTTATATAGGAACACTTAGAACAAAAAAAAGACAGGTTAGGATGATTAAAGGAAAAGAAGAAAGGGTACCCCTAGAAGATCAATATGTTTTTCAAAATCATCATGAAGCGATTATATCAAAAGAAGATTTTTTTTTAGCTAAGGAAATAAATGAGAGAAGAAATAAAATAAAATTTAGTGGCAAAGCAAAATATGATTACATTTTTAGAGGTCTTATAGAGTGTGGTGAATGTGGATATGCCATTGTGGGATGCAATTTAAAGAATTACCCTAAGATTGAAAGAGGTTATAATTGTAGAAGTTATAGGAAATATGGTAATAAACTGTGTTGTAATCATTCTATAAGTGAGGATAAGCTTATCTTTATTTTTAAAGAGTTTTTAAAAGATGTTAGAGAAGACTATAAGGAATACATCAATAAAATTAAATTAGTTAAGGTAGAGGATGATGAAAATAAATGTTTAGCAAAAATGAGAAAAAGGTTATATTTAGAAAAAGAAGAGCTCAAGCTTATTTTATCCAAAAAAATAAGAGATATAAATAAAGAAATCAGCAATGAATATAAAAATATAATCGAGGAATGTTACAAAAAAATAGAAAATGAAAAAAAAGAAAAAATTTTAAAGCTAATACGAGATATTGATGAATTTAATGAAGAAAATAAGAATAAGTTTAACAATAATTTAAAAAGTGCATTACAAATATTTGATAATATAATTAAAGAGAAGAGCTTAAAACGTGAAGAAGTAGAGAGAATTATCGATAGAATAATAGTATACAAAGATAGGAGTTTGGAGTTTAAGTTAAAAGTGAGTATTGATGAAATTTTATATAAATATGATATCAAGGATGAATTATAA
- a CDS encoding ArsR/SmtB family transcription factor, producing MSQNENSNEICEANVIHVDTVERVKLDMPEDEDLYELSDLFKVFGDSTRIKIICALFKEEMCVCDIAYLLQMKQSAISHQLKILRQSKLVKYRRAGKTVYYSLDDEHIKEIFNMGFMHIKEK from the coding sequence ATGTCTCAAAATGAAAATAGTAATGAGATATGTGAAGCTAATGTAATACATGTAGATACAGTAGAAAGAGTAAAACTTGATATGCCGGAAGATGAAGATTTATATGAGCTTTCTGATTTATTTAAGGTATTTGGAGATAGTACAAGAATAAAAATAATTTGCGCTCTGTTTAAAGAAGAGATGTGTGTATGTGACATAGCATATTTACTTCAAATGAAACAATCAGCAATATCACATCAATTAAAAATACTTAGACAATCAAAATTAGTGAAGTATAGAAGAGCGGGAAAAACAGTGTATTATTCTCTTGATGATGAACATATAAAAGAGATATTTAACATGGGATTTATGCACATAAAAGAAAAGTAG
- the glgA gene encoding glycogen synthase GlgA: MKILFVASESYPFIKTGGLGDVSYALPKALRKIGIDARVIIPKYSDIPEHFRYNTHHIASFGVPVGWRSQYGGLEYYEYNGVPFYFIDNDYYFKRPGLYGYYDDGERFSYFSRSVLQSITYMNDFNPDIIHCNDWQTAIIPALLKDHYRDYENYNHIKTIFTIHNLKYQGVFGKSVLGELLCLNEGYYNENALKFYDGVSFMKGGILFSDKLSTVSRSYAEEIKDPYYGEHLDDILRQRSSDLWGIVNGIDYDIINPETDKSLFYNFNKSTLYNKTRNKTELQKMLNLPVCEDVPMIGIISRLVSQKGFDLISTILEELLQDGIQLVVLGTGERKYEDMFKYFAWKYPNKLSANIQFNNDLAQKIYAASDMFLMPSKFEPCGIGQLIALRYGSLPIVRETGGLRDTVIPFNPVTGLGNGFSFSNYNAHDMLHVIRNAEYFYYNEKHNWNNIVKTAMNEDNSWNKSAEIYKNLYMSVL, encoded by the coding sequence TTGAAAATTTTATTTGTTGCTTCTGAAAGCTATCCATTTATAAAGACCGGAGGCCTAGGTGACGTCTCTTATGCATTGCCTAAAGCACTTAGAAAAATAGGTATAGATGCAAGAGTAATAATACCAAAATACTCAGACATACCAGAACATTTTAGATACAATACCCATCATATTGCAAGCTTTGGAGTTCCAGTTGGTTGGAGAAGTCAATACGGTGGTCTTGAATATTACGAATATAACGGTGTGCCTTTTTATTTTATAGACAATGATTACTATTTTAAAAGACCTGGCCTTTACGGTTATTACGATGATGGGGAACGCTTTTCCTATTTTTCTAGGAGCGTACTTCAATCTATAACCTACATGAATGATTTTAATCCTGATATTATACACTGTAATGATTGGCAAACTGCTATTATACCTGCACTACTAAAGGATCACTATAGAGACTATGAAAACTACAATCATATAAAAACAATTTTTACAATTCACAATCTAAAGTATCAAGGTGTTTTTGGAAAATCTGTTCTTGGAGAACTTCTATGTTTAAATGAAGGTTATTATAATGAAAATGCCCTTAAATTTTATGATGGTGTTTCTTTTATGAAAGGCGGAATTTTATTTTCTGATAAGCTTTCAACTGTTAGCAGAAGTTACGCAGAAGAAATTAAAGATCCTTATTATGGTGAGCATCTTGATGATATACTAAGGCAGCGTTCCAGTGACTTATGGGGAATTGTAAACGGAATTGACTATGACATAATAAATCCAGAAACAGACAAAAGTCTATTTTATAATTTTAATAAATCGACCCTATATAATAAAACAAGAAACAAAACAGAACTTCAAAAAATGCTTAATTTGCCTGTTTGTGAGGATGTCCCTATGATAGGAATTATATCAAGACTTGTAAGTCAAAAAGGATTTGATTTAATTTCAACCATTTTGGAAGAACTTCTTCAAGATGGAATACAGCTTGTAGTACTTGGTACTGGCGAACGTAAATATGAGGATATGTTTAAATATTTTGCATGGAAATATCCAAATAAGTTATCCGCTAATATCCAATTTAACAATGATTTAGCTCAAAAAATATATGCTGCATCTGACATGTTTTTAATGCCATCTAAATTTGAGCCTTGTGGAATAGGTCAGTTAATAGCCTTAAGATATGGTAGTCTTCCTATTGTAAGAGAAACAGGAGGCCTTAGGGATACAGTTATTCCGTTTAATCCAGTAACTGGCCTAGGAAATGGATTTTCTTTCTCAAACTACAATGCACATGATATGCTTCATGTTATAAGAAATGCAGAATATTTTTATTATAATGAAAAACATAATTGGAATAATATTGTTAAAACTGCAATGAATGAAGATAACAGTTGGAATAAATCAGCTGAAATCTATAAAAACTTATATATGTCTGTACTTTAA
- the glgD gene encoding glucose-1-phosphate adenylyltransferase subunit GlgD: protein MLNNYMSILSLNENDNDIKSLTKTRPLASIPIGGRYRIIDFILSNLVNSGIRNIGILTQCKSRSLIDHLGSGKPWDLDRKLNGLFVFNFSGMTSTLSDIEMLKNNMEYLYRSKQEKVILASSSVICNIDFQKAAKFHEESGKDITVIYKRTSNGKKKFLNCNILNLDENNNILSIGKNNGLDELQNISLGMLIMNKKLLISILNNCIKTGFSLGLRQWIMKNIEKFNTNAYEFSGYAEYVDSVKSYYKVNMDMLNLDINRELFFKNGLIYTKVKDEAPTKYFNDSEVYNSLIANGSLIHGQIENSIIGRRTTILKGARLKNCIIMQNCIIKENVDLTNVIVDKNVIIDENTILKGGKEFPLVIEKKSIYSEV from the coding sequence ATGCTAAATAACTATATGTCAATATTAAGTTTAAATGAGAACGACAACGATATTAAAAGTCTTACAAAAACAAGACCATTAGCCTCTATACCTATTGGCGGAAGATATAGAATTATAGACTTTATACTTTCTAATCTTGTAAATTCAGGTATTAGAAATATTGGTATATTAACTCAATGTAAATCAAGATCATTAATAGATCATCTTGGTTCAGGTAAACCTTGGGATCTAGATAGAAAGTTAAATGGATTATTCGTCTTTAATTTTAGTGGTATGACTTCTACTTTAAGTGATATAGAAATGTTAAAGAATAACATGGAATATTTATATAGAAGCAAACAAGAGAAAGTTATTCTCGCTTCTTCTTCTGTAATATGTAACATAGATTTTCAAAAAGCAGCAAAGTTTCATGAGGAATCTGGTAAAGATATAACCGTTATATATAAAAGAACTAGTAATGGTAAAAAAAAGTTCTTGAACTGTAACATATTAAACCTTGATGAAAATAATAATATTTTAAGTATTGGTAAAAATAATGGTCTTGATGAACTTCAAAATATATCATTGGGAATGTTAATTATGAATAAAAAACTTCTAATAAGCATATTGAATAATTGTATAAAAACCGGATTTTCTCTTGGTTTAAGGCAGTGGATTATGAAAAACATAGAAAAATTCAACACTAATGCTTATGAATTTAGTGGATATGCAGAATATGTAGATTCCGTTAAATCCTATTACAAAGTCAATATGGATATGTTAAATCTTGATATAAATAGAGAACTATTTTTCAAAAACGGTCTTATATACACTAAAGTAAAAGACGAAGCACCTACGAAATATTTTAATGATTCAGAAGTATACAATTCACTTATTGCAAATGGTTCATTAATTCATGGTCAAATCGAAAACAGTATAATAGGAAGAAGAACTACAATTTTAAAAGGAGCTAGATTAAAAAACTGCATTATAATGCAAAACTGCATTATAAAGGAAAATGTAGATTTAACAAATGTCATTGTTGATAAAAATGTAATTATAGATGAGAATACGATTTTAAAAGGAGGAAAAGAATTTCCTCTTGTTATAGAAAAGAAATCTATTTATTCAGAGGTCTAA